CAAATGACCGTGTTGGAGCATACTCTTTCAAAATTTGAAAGAATATGCAGCAAGGTCATCGTAGTCGGTGGGTATCAGGCCAATATCATTCAAGCTGAAGTCACAAAAATTCACAAGAAAGATATCTATTCGTTTCAACTGGAGTTTGTTTATAATGAAAACTTTGACCAGGGAATGTTTAATTCGATTCAAAAGGGATGTTCAAAAGTAAAGGAATCGACCTTCTTTATTACCCCAGGTGATTGTCCTCTTGTCAAAAAAAAGACAGTTCAGCTTTTAGCTGAAGAACAAGGGAATTTTGTCATTCCTAGCTTCAATTTTAAAGGTGGCCATCCAATTAAATTAACAAGTGAAGTGAAGCAAAATATTTTAGATACGAATCCAGATAGTAATTTGCGTATGGTCCTTAACAATTATGAAAAGAAATACGTAACTGTTGACGATCCGGGGTTCTAATGGATGTGGATACGCCGGAGGATTATCAAAAAGCGGTGGACTATTATAAAAAAAACAATAAAATGTGAAATCCGCTAGAGCCATCCCTATGTATCAAAAATAGTTCTTTTTCCTGCTTGATCTTAATTAACAGAACATTCAAACTATAATTAGTGTGAATAAATATGGCAAAGGAGTGGGGAAATGGAATTTTTATCTTTTCGACAAACTGAGGATATTGCTTATATCACTTTAGAAAATCCAGCTGAATTTAATACTTTATCGATGAAACTCCTTCAGGAAATGGACGAGCTGTTAACAAAAATCGGGGAAAAAAGAGAAGTGAAGGTAGTTGTTATTGAAGGCTCAGATAAAGTATTTTGTGCCGGGCATAGTTTAAGAGAGATTGAGGCAAAAACGGAAAATGAAGTGTTAAAGCTGTTTCAAACCTGTCAAACTGTGATGCGGACGATGCGAGACATTCCTCAGCTTGTGATTTCAAAAGTCCGAAAAGCGGCTGTTGCAGCAGGATGCCAACTAGTTGCTGCCAGTGATATGGCGATTGCCAGTGATGAAGCGAAATTTGCTACTCCTGGGATTAATAGTGGTTTGTTTTGCAGCACACCAGCTGTATTTTTAAGCAGAAATATTGGGCGTAAAAAGGCGGTAGAACTATTATTCACAGGGAACTTTATGACTGCAGACGAAGCTTTACAGCATGGCTTAGTAAATAAAGTGGTCCCTGTGGAACAGTTAGATGAAGAAACAGAAAGATTAGCGAAACAGGTAACTAAGCAAAGCTTAAATATTATTGAATTAGGCAAGAGACAATTTTACCAACAAATTAATATGGAAGATTTCCAAGCACTCAATTATGCAACAGAAGTAATTGCGCTTAACACCAAACATCCTGATGCCCAAGAAGGAATTCGAGCATTCCTTGAAAAAAGACCACCTGTTTGGAATGATACCAAGAAACCAGTTTTATAGAATAAGTTGTTTTCACAATGATATCCGATCTATTTTTTTGGATTTGTATATATTTCCATCCTGATCACTATAATAGAGAGGAAATATATAGGAATTTAGTGAATATTGGTATAGCCAATATTTCTTTAATAGGAGGTAAGCATGGGTAGAGTTATTCATTTCGAAATTCATGTAAATGATATGGAGCGGGCTAAGAGGTTTTATGGAGAAGTTTTTGGTTGGTCATTTCAGGATTGGAGCGAATATGCAGGAACACCATACTTTGGTGCAGTGACAGGCAATGACAATGAGCTTGGAATTAATGGTGCCCTCATGCAACGTCAAAGTGCGCCACTGGAATCAAACCAAAGCATAAATGCATTTGTTTGTACGTTAGGTGTGGGAGATTACGATTCAACTGAAGCGAAAATTCTTAACAATGGTGGGAAGGAAGCCATGCCTAAATATGCTTTGCCTGGAATGGCGTGGCAGGGGTACTATTTAGATCCTGAAGGAAATATATTTGGAATTCATCAACCGGATGAAAATGCAAAATAGTAGAAAATAGAATTCAAAACCCAGCTTTGATAAATTTTCAAAGCTGGGTTTAGTTATTTTAATGATCTTCTTTTGCCTGGCTATAGCTTATTCTCTTAGCCTTTTTATTGTCTTCTAAAATTAACGCTTTTTTACTCGGCATGAAAAGTGTCACGATGAAGGCAAGGATTCCTAAAATAGCAATAAACATATATGCTTCACTTGCGCCATGGATGGAGGACTCCTTCATTAGCTCGGCCTTAGACATGACATCTCCTGATTGCATCAACTTTGTAGCATAGTTCGTACTGCTTGTTGTCATGATTGTGACGACTAGTGCTGTACCAATCGCTCCTGCTACCTGACGAACTGTGTTCGTAACGGCTGACCCATGTGCATTGAGTTGCTTCGGAAGAGAATTCAGACCGGCAGTCGTGATAGGCATCGTTAACAGGGACAGACCCAAGCGCAAGACAACGGTTCGGATCATCAAATAGCTGTAAGATGTTGTTTCAGTCAAATCGGTCACGCCCCAGATGGCTGCAATCGTTAAAATTAAACCAATCAGAGCAAGCGGCTTTGCCCCGAATTTATCGAATAAACGGCCTGAAATAGGTGACATAACAGCATTTAATAAAGCTCCTGGCAACAGTAATAAGCCCGTATCAAGGACGGAAAATCCCCGACTTGCCTGTAAGTAAATGGGCAACAGAATCATATCTGCATACATGACCATCGTTAATAACGTATTCATGATGGCTGTCACCGTGAACATTTTTTCATTGAAAACGATAAGATTTAGCAGCGGGTCTGAAGATCGTAGCTGCCGCCAAATAAACAGGCCGAGAAAAATAAGACCTCCGCTTAAATAAGACAACAGGAATGTGCTTCCCCAACCATGATTCCCAGCACTGCTAAACCCATAAAGTAGCCCGCCGAATCCTAACGTAGAAAGAAGGATGCTTGTCATATCGAGTTTTGCCTTCGATGTCTCAGATACATTTACCAGGTATTTAAGCGATAGAAGTATGACGATTAAAGCTAATGGGAACATGCCGATAAAAATCCAGCGCCATGAAAAAAATTCGATCACGAGCCCCGCTAAGGTTGGGCCAATCGCTGGTGCGAATATCATAACAAGGCCAATCGTTCCCATTGCTGTTCCGCGGCCTTCTGCAGGAAATACCATAAGAACGACCATCATTAGTAAAGGCATGATAATTCCGGCACCTGCCGCTTGTATCAAACGGCCTGTTAATAGTATAGGAAAGCTTGGGGCGATCGCGTTAATGAAGGTACCAATTAACAGGAATAACATCGAACTGATAAAAAGCTGCCGTGTACTGAAACGCTTCATCAAAAAGGCTGTCACTGGGACTAAAATTCCGTTTACGAGCATGAAGCCAGTTGAAAGCCATTGAACTGTAGTTGCTGTTACCTCAAATTCCTTCATCAAATCTGGTAAAACCACGTTTAATATCGTCTGATTTAATACCGATAAAAATGAGCCTAAAAGCAGAACAAAGAGAAGAACTCCCCTTTTTATTTGTTGTTCAGGTTGATCCATCGTCTATTTCACATTCCTTCCATTTCATAACTGTAATTGACAGAGTGTCTATAAGTTGATATTGTGTCAATAAATACTAACATAGGAAATATGATAATAGCCATCTACAATTTTGGATGAAGTGTAAACTAATTGACATTTTTTTATAGGATGTCAAATAAGTGGAAGATAATAGACGAAGGGTTGATAAAATGTCTAAAAAGGAAAAGGTGGATCCGCGAATTATACGGACAAAACGAATGTTTACAGAAGCACTAATTTCATTAATTCAGGAAAACGGTGATAAAAGTAAGCTAACGGTCCAGGATATTGCCAATCGTGCCGAATTAAATCGAGCAACCTTCTATTTGCATTATCAAGATATTGATGATTTGATGGAGCAAATGATTGAGGAAAATCTTGAAGAATTAAATAAGACCATGAAAACCTTATCCGAGGAAAATCAGTTAAAGACAAAATCTTCAGCATCCCAGAACCGTCTTGACTTATTCCTGGACCAGTTATATCAGAAGGCTGGGCTCTACAAAGTGATGATGGAGAACAAGGACTTCCGTAATCGAGTGTTTAAGCTTTTGTTAGAAATTATTGAATTTTGGGATGAACATCGAAAAGAACAGGGTCGGTCGTTCAATGTACCGAATGAGATCCTTGCATCCTCAACCCTTGGTATTTTGTCATGGTGGTTAGAGGAGGGCACTCCTTACAGTCCAAGTTATCTAGCCAAGCAGATTAGACAAATGCACTATTAAATCTTGAGTAAAAAATTGTCATTAGCTTTAAACGTGTTAATAGTAGAGGTGTCAAGGTGAGTGTTACCTTGACACCTTTTTATTGATCTTAACAATCAGAATAATGATGTAGATTAAAAAGTTAATAAATAAAATATAAGACACATAATCAGAGTGAAATCACAGAATATGGTAAAATAATAGGTGAAAAGAGGCGATATGAATATGAAAATATTAAGCTCAATTGTTATCATTGTACTTGCTGTTCTTTTAGCTTTGGTGATTGGTATTATTGGCTATTTTTTTATTTTGTATCGAAAAACGCACCGAATGGACATCAGCCAACAGCAGCATGCGATAAGAAGAAATTATCCTGTTATCAGCAGGATTCGTTATTTTATGGAGCAAATAGCCCCAGAAATTAAGCAATACATACTTGATGAAGATCATGAAGGCAAACCGTTTTCCCGACTAGATTTTCAACAGATTGTGAAATTGGCGAAGTATGGGAAAAACATCATTTCCTTTGGCAGTAAACGAGACTTTGATCAACCGAATCAATTTTATCTTCGTAATGCTTTCTTTGCGAAGCAGCTAACCGATTTGGAAGCAGATAATGCAGAATACATTCATACGAAGCAGTATATCGATGCCCCAAACACTAAGCACAACAAACTGACAGAGTACCAGGAATTATTTTTTCCAATGAATGAAAAATTGATCGAAACAGAAATGAAGCCTTGGCTTTATAAGGATAAAGAGGCTATTGTGATTGGGGAGAAGACATGCAGATATCCTTTTGTGTTGAAAAGTCCGATTGGCATGTCGGGAATGTCGTATGGGGCATTAGGAGAAAATGCGATTGAAGCCCTAGGATTAGGATTGAAGGATGCATATTCCTTCATGAATACTGGCGAAGGTGGAATCTCTCCTTTTCATTTAAAAAGCGGAGTTGATCTCATCGCCCAAATTGGCCCTGCAAAGTTTGGTTTTCGTAATCCAGACGGAACTTTCTCTTGGGAGGATCTGCAAAAGAAAGCACAAATTCCTCAAGTTAAAGCGTTTGAACTAAAATTAGGCCAAGGTGCAAAAATTCGTGGCGGCCACTTAGAGGGTTCGAAAGTAACGCCACTGATCGCCGAAATTCGCGGTGTGGAGCCATGGAAAACGATTAACTCGGCGAACCGCTTTGATGAATTTTATGATTTTGATACGATGTTTGATTTTATCGAAAAAATTCGCTCGGTATCAGGAAAACCTGGTCGGAATTAAAATGGTGATTGGCAGCCAGGAGACGTTTGAAGAGTTTGCGCAATATATGGCCTATCATCAACGATATCCAGATTACATTGCCATTGATGGTGGCGAAGGCGGAACAGGAGCCACTTATCAAGCAATGGCGGATTCAGTAGGCTTACCAATTAAGCCTGCATTGATGATTGCCCAAGACGTGTTAACTGGTTATCAGGTCCGCGATAAACTTAAATTATTTGCTAGCGGAAAGCTATTTTCTCCTGATCGAATCGCGATTGCCTTAGCGATGGGAGCGGATGTCGTAGTCATCGCAAGAGGACTCATGATTTCTGCAGGCTGTATTAGTGCCGGCGTATGTGCGACGGGCAATTGCCCTGTTGGGGTCGCAACTACCAATCCAAAGCTTCAAAAAGCGTTAGTAGTAGAGGAAAAACGCTATCGTGTGACTAATTATGTGACTACTTTACGGGAAGAATTGTTCGCGTTATCGGCATCAGCCGGTCTCACCTCTCCAAAACAATTCAAGCCACAGCATGTTGTTTATGTGGATAGCAGCTTTCATGTGGTAAATCTAGCTGATTTGCCAAAATATGAATTAAAGGATCATA
The DNA window shown above is from Bacillus sp. T3 and carries:
- a CDS encoding TetR/AcrR family transcriptional regulator, with protein sequence MEDNRRRVDKMSKKEKVDPRIIRTKRMFTEALISLIQENGDKSKLTVQDIANRAELNRATFYLHYQDIDDLMEQMIEENLEELNKTMKTLSEENQLKTKSSASQNRLDLFLDQLYQKAGLYKVMMENKDFRNRVFKLLLEIIEFWDEHRKEQGRSFNVPNEILASSTLGILSWWLEEGTPYSPSYLAKQIRQMHY
- a CDS encoding DHA2 family efflux MFS transporter permease subunit; translation: MDQPEQQIKRGVLLFVLLLGSFLSVLNQTILNVVLPDLMKEFEVTATTVQWLSTGFMLVNGILVPVTAFLMKRFSTRQLFISSMLFLLIGTFINAIAPSFPILLTGRLIQAAGAGIIMPLLMMVVLMVFPAEGRGTAMGTIGLVMIFAPAIGPTLAGLVIEFFSWRWIFIGMFPLALIVILLSLKYLVNVSETSKAKLDMTSILLSTLGFGGLLYGFSSAGNHGWGSTFLLSYLSGGLIFLGLFIWRQLRSSDPLLNLIVFNEKMFTVTAIMNTLLTMVMYADMILLPIYLQASRGFSVLDTGLLLLPGALLNAVMSPISGRLFDKFGAKPLALIGLILTIAAIWGVTDLTETTSYSYLMIRTVVLRLGLSLLTMPITTAGLNSLPKQLNAHGSAVTNTVRQVAGAIGTALVVTIMTTSSTNYATKLMQSGDVMSKAELMKESSIHGASEAYMFIAILGILAFIVTLFMPSKKALILEDNKKAKRISYSQAKEDH
- a CDS encoding enoyl-CoA hydratase-related protein is translated as MEFLSFRQTEDIAYITLENPAEFNTLSMKLLQEMDELLTKIGEKREVKVVVIEGSDKVFCAGHSLREIEAKTENEVLKLFQTCQTVMRTMRDIPQLVISKVRKAAVAAGCQLVAASDMAIASDEAKFATPGINSGLFCSTPAVFLSRNIGRKKAVELLFTGNFMTADEALQHGLVNKVVPVEQLDEETERLAKQVTKQSLNIIELGKRQFYQQINMEDFQALNYATEVIALNTKHPDAQEGIRAFLEKRPPVWNDTKKPVL
- a CDS encoding NTP transferase domain-containing protein; translation: MEVTKLEAIILAAGYSSRANAFKMTLPLGQMTVLEHTLSKFERICSKVIVVGGYQANIIQAEVTKIHKKDIYSFQLEFVYNENFDQGMFNSIQKGCSKVKESTFFITPGDCPLVKKKTVQLLAEEQGNFVIPSFNFKGGHPIKLTSEVKQNILDTNPDSNLRMVLNNYEKKYVTVDDPGF
- a CDS encoding VOC family protein, whose translation is MGRVIHFEIHVNDMERAKRFYGEVFGWSFQDWSEYAGTPYFGAVTGNDNELGINGALMQRQSAPLESNQSINAFVCTLGVGDYDSTEAKILNNGGKEAMPKYALPGMAWQGYYLDPEGNIFGIHQPDENAK